AGGAGCCAAATCGTCCGCCCTAGGCTGGCCCTGGGGGGACCTTGCTGCCCAGGGGAActgaagcaaacaaagcaaagggaaagaaaggcaaagccaTTCAGCTGTACTGAAAACTCATGCAAAATCTTGatcccctgcccagcaccgtgcTCTGAGTTCCTCAAGGTGTCTTCTTGGGGCTTTCCCAGcatctttagcaggggaggcaccttctgccatagtagcggctggaaatgccagagaggtcacagcacccagaggtgatgggcactccatcacagctgaggatgctgccaacagcagcagaggtggaggatcccacaacagtgttctgcgggaaggaactgaggatggggccaggcagggtcaccaccacaggagagggctggatgacgacagtggagttctggcactgcctgacacagggctcattgcagctgttggc
The Calonectris borealis chromosome 22, bCalBor7.hap1.2, whole genome shotgun sequence genome window above contains:
- the LOC142092089 gene encoding feather keratin Cos1-1/Cos1-3/Cos2-1-like isoform X2 — encoded protein: MSCSNPCLPCRPCGPTPLANSCNEPCVRQCQNSTVVIQPSPVVVTLPGPILSSFPQNTVVGSSTSAAVGSILSCDGVPITSGCCDLSGISSRYYGRRCLPC
- the LOC142092089 gene encoding feather keratin Cos1-1/Cos1-3/Cos2-1-like isoform X1 translates to MKGRYKSQPKSVLSHPLLLLPSPWEADMSCSNPCLPCRPCGPTPLANSCNEPCVRQCQNSTVVIQPSPVVVTLPGPILSSFPQNTVVGSSTSAAVGSILSCDGVPITSGCCDLSGISSRYYGRRCLPC